Proteins encoded together in one Mycobacterium simiae window:
- a CDS encoding cytochrome P450, with product MEQLFDDLEDFGAFDDAISGDVRDPYTELARLRREEPVQRLETSGALPHEESLPMFIVYRYEDVQQMLRDNETFSSSAVIAAFGPVLGERVMLGMDEPFHGRLRSLVSKAFSQKSLARWQDELVGRVANSLIDKFAPNGKADLVKEFTFDYPSQIIAGLLGLPEQDYPQFQRWSISLLSWLMNPERGLAASAALGAYFAPILQARRAEPKDDLISALGAAEIDGGKLADEEIFSFLRLLLPAGVETTYRALGSLLLGLLSDPAQLDAVRADRSLLPQVIEEGVRWEPPLLTITRVATRDTELGGVPIPAGATVMPMLGSANRQEDRWADPDTFNIHRPAKANLGWGHGVHVCLGMHLARLEMRTAINLLLDRLPNLRLDPDGDDPHIRGQVFRSPTSVPVLFDAQR from the coding sequence ATGGAACAGCTTTTCGACGACCTGGAGGACTTCGGCGCATTCGACGACGCCATCTCCGGTGACGTACGCGACCCGTACACCGAACTGGCCCGACTGCGCCGCGAGGAACCGGTGCAACGACTGGAGACCTCGGGCGCGCTGCCGCACGAGGAATCGTTGCCGATGTTCATCGTGTATCGCTACGAGGACGTCCAGCAGATGCTGCGCGACAACGAAACGTTCTCCTCGTCGGCGGTGATCGCCGCGTTCGGACCGGTGCTGGGGGAGCGCGTGATGCTCGGTATGGACGAACCGTTTCACGGTAGGCTGCGCTCGCTGGTGTCAAAAGCATTCTCGCAGAAGTCATTAGCCCGTTGGCAGGACGAGCTGGTAGGCCGGGTGGCCAACAGCTTGATCGACAAGTTCGCCCCTAACGGCAAGGCGGATCTGGTCAAGGAGTTCACCTTCGACTACCCGAGCCAGATCATCGCCGGGTTGTTGGGCCTGCCGGAGCAGGATTACCCGCAGTTCCAGCGGTGGTCGATCTCGCTGCTGAGCTGGTTGATGAATCCCGAACGGGGGCTGGCGGCCTCGGCAGCCCTGGGTGCCTATTTCGCCCCGATACTGCAGGCCCGCCGCGCCGAGCCCAAGGACGATTTGATCTCCGCGCTCGGCGCCGCCGAGATCGACGGGGGCAAGCTCGCCGACGAAGAGATTTTCTCGTTCCTGCGGCTACTGCTGCCGGCGGGCGTGGAGACGACGTATCGGGCGCTGGGCAGCCTGCTGCTCGGGTTGCTGTCGGACCCCGCGCAGTTGGACGCCGTCCGCGCGGACCGCTCGCTGCTGCCGCAGGTCATCGAGGAAGGGGTGCGATGGGAACCGCCCCTGCTGACCATCACCCGGGTGGCCACCCGCGACACCGAACTTGGCGGCGTGCCGATTCCGGCCGGGGCGACGGTGATGCCAATGCTGGGTTCGGCGAACCGCCAAGAGGACCGCTGGGCCGATCCGGACACGTTCAACATCCACCGACCGGCCAAGGCGAATCTGGGCTGGGGGCACGGCGTGCACGTCTGCCTCGGCATGCATCTGGCGCGCCTCGAGATGCGCACCGCGATCAACCTGTTGTTGGACCGGCTGCCGAATCTGCGGCTGGATCCCGACGGGGACGACCCGCACATCCGCGGGCAGGTGTTCCGGTCGCCGACATCGGTCCCGGTGCTGTTCGATGCCCAGCGATAG
- a CDS encoding thiolase family protein has translation MPEAVIVEAVRSPIGKRNGGLSGVHPAELSAQVLNGLVTRTGVDPEIVDDVIWGCVMQAGEQALDIGRTALLTAGWPESVPGVTVDRQCGSSQQSIHFAAAGVVAGHYDVVVAGGVESMSRTPMGASLANGGRPYPEAFLDRYDRQIPNQGLGAEMIAEQWGFDRTTLDQFSLDSHEKAAAAQDSGAFDDQIVGIKDHDGNVVRKDEGIRRGTPMEKMASLKPAFKEDGVIHAGNSSQISDGAAALLFMSADKAKDLGLKPIAKVHTATLAGADPVIMLTAPIPATQKVLKRSGLSIDDIGAYEVNEAFAPVPLAWLKDIGADENKLNPNGGAIALGHPLGGSGARIMTTLLYHMRDKGIRYGLQTMCEGGGQANATIVELL, from the coding sequence ATGCCCGAAGCCGTCATCGTTGAGGCCGTGCGCTCACCCATCGGCAAGCGCAATGGGGGTCTGTCCGGGGTGCACCCCGCCGAGCTGTCCGCACAGGTTCTCAACGGGCTGGTCACCCGGACCGGCGTCGACCCCGAAATCGTTGACGACGTCATCTGGGGCTGCGTGATGCAGGCCGGCGAGCAAGCTCTCGACATTGGCCGCACCGCCCTGCTGACCGCGGGCTGGCCGGAGAGCGTCCCGGGCGTGACCGTCGACCGCCAGTGCGGATCCAGCCAGCAGTCCATCCACTTCGCCGCCGCCGGCGTGGTCGCCGGGCACTACGACGTCGTCGTCGCCGGCGGTGTCGAGTCGATGTCGCGGACCCCGATGGGCGCGTCGCTGGCCAACGGCGGCCGACCCTACCCGGAGGCGTTCCTGGACCGCTACGACCGCCAGATCCCCAACCAGGGCCTCGGGGCCGAGATGATCGCCGAACAGTGGGGCTTCGACCGCACCACGCTCGACCAGTTCTCCCTCGACTCGCACGAAAAAGCCGCCGCCGCACAGGATTCCGGTGCGTTCGACGACCAGATCGTCGGCATTAAGGACCACGACGGTAACGTCGTGCGCAAGGACGAGGGCATCCGGCGCGGTACGCCGATGGAAAAGATGGCCTCCCTCAAGCCCGCCTTCAAGGAAGACGGCGTGATCCACGCCGGCAACTCCTCGCAGATCTCCGACGGCGCGGCTGCCCTGTTGTTCATGTCCGCGGACAAGGCGAAAGACTTGGGGCTCAAGCCAATTGCCAAGGTGCACACCGCTACCCTGGCCGGAGCCGACCCGGTCATCATGCTCACCGCCCCGATCCCGGCCACCCAGAAGGTGCTGAAGCGCTCCGGGTTGTCCATCGACGACATCGGCGCCTACGAGGTCAACGAGGCATTCGCGCCGGTTCCGCTGGCGTGGCTGAAGGACATCGGCGCCGACGAGAACAAGCTCAACCCCAACGGTGGCGCGATCGCGCTGGGCCACCCGCTCGGCGGCTCCGGGGCGCGCATCATGACTACCCTGCTATACCACATGCGGGACAAGGGAATTCGCTACGGCCTGCAGACGATGTGCGAGGGCGGCGGTCAGGCCAACGCCACCATCGTGGAGCTGCTGTGA
- a CDS encoding spirocyclase AveC family protein: MSTDQSLPPKLAERSTQPGTKRGWGGWIAGAALAAFALLFIANCRVALGPRVANPNVQGRPRPVRFIFGLDYISFLHISTVIMLLVLIVVFIRGWRRNPGSPVMLMFLCTTLIVWQDPIMNWAPFAVYNPDLIHWPESWPLVSLSPTVEPFVVFGYVTFYFGPYFPAVWILRKLQAKYGPESFVSRHPLISLGALTCAIGFVFDAWLEIQLVHMGMYIYSQVIPWGSVFTGTTFQFPLIWESFSVTFVMVPAAILCYRDDTGKSVAEKLAAKAKIFPGRPVLGTFLVMFAIINVSYFAYGAWFWVIKVSHAATSVACPWPYPEAKVYDPQGYYERAGALGPYSVGIWSTWASGEPNGRPHVEAPPPGEGPCAVPDHNASAHG, from the coding sequence ATGTCCACGGATCAATCGCTACCCCCGAAGCTGGCCGAAAGGTCCACGCAACCCGGTACCAAGCGCGGCTGGGGCGGCTGGATCGCCGGCGCCGCTCTGGCGGCGTTCGCGCTCTTGTTCATCGCGAATTGCCGTGTCGCCCTTGGTCCGCGGGTGGCAAACCCGAATGTGCAGGGTCGCCCGCGTCCGGTGCGGTTCATCTTCGGGCTGGATTACATCAGCTTCCTGCACATCTCGACCGTGATCATGCTGCTGGTGCTGATCGTCGTGTTCATCCGCGGCTGGCGGCGCAACCCGGGCAGCCCGGTAATGCTGATGTTCTTGTGCACCACCCTGATCGTGTGGCAGGACCCGATCATGAACTGGGCGCCGTTCGCGGTGTACAACCCCGACCTCATTCACTGGCCGGAGTCCTGGCCGTTGGTGTCGCTGTCGCCGACAGTCGAACCGTTCGTCGTATTCGGTTACGTCACTTTCTATTTCGGGCCGTACTTCCCGGCGGTCTGGATCCTGCGCAAACTACAGGCCAAATACGGCCCCGAAAGCTTCGTCTCGCGACACCCGCTGATCAGCCTAGGTGCCCTGACGTGTGCCATCGGCTTCGTCTTCGACGCGTGGCTGGAGATCCAGCTGGTCCACATGGGGATGTACATCTACTCTCAGGTCATTCCCTGGGGTTCGGTCTTCACCGGCACCACATTCCAATTCCCGTTGATCTGGGAGTCGTTCTCGGTCACCTTCGTGATGGTGCCCGCGGCGATCCTGTGTTACCGCGACGACACCGGTAAATCGGTGGCCGAAAAGCTGGCCGCCAAAGCCAAGATTTTCCCCGGCCGCCCGGTGCTGGGCACCTTCCTGGTGATGTTCGCAATCATCAACGTGTCGTATTTCGCTTACGGCGCCTGGTTCTGGGTCATCAAGGTCAGCCACGCGGCCACCTCGGTCGCTTGCCCGTGGCCCTATCCGGAAGCTAAAGTCTATGATCCGCAAGGGTATTACGAGAGGGCCGGTGCGCTCGGGCCATACTCGGTCGGCATCTGGTCGACCTGGGCGAGCGGGGAACCCAACGGCCGGCCCCATGTCGAGGCTCCGCCGCCCGGTGAGGGCCCCTGCGCCGTACCGGACCACAACGCGAGCGCGCATGGCTGA
- a CDS encoding nitric oxide reductase activation protein NorD → MFASALAGRPVAVVDAPPGELAWTDGHTIHVDTAGRSQLGALKEVAVQASLIEAGSLSPDVVASLVRHPKLAKRYLAVEGHRALVANATLLPSILATLGDSETANRSDSPGMSLRIAAARATLQDPVPEFGVIRPAKVMAACTRRAEQSDADNAGHVPRRSGASELAELDHSEADDSDDPDLFTSPVGGGGFIGKWLAKMLSSARKTGRGGGPPGADAPTHRTNSGSHGTDAVSSLASLSAEDIDDGNTATDGVRYPEWDAARKRYRPAWCTVREVEPTVQQTATGAIDDAIGLRRPLSRLGMGLHRRHRQSQGDDIDVDAAVEARVEVRAGSAPDEAVYLDSLRRRRDLSVLLLLDVSGSAAERGTVGRTVHEQQRAVVASLSVALHDLGDRVALYAYYSQGRGAVTMVPVKRFDDHLDAHIIRRLNSLQPGAYSRLGAAIRHGASVLESRGGTSRRLLVVLSDGLAYDHGYERAYGAADARRALTEARRRGTGCVCLTVGAGTDAAALRRAFGSAAHATIARPDQLAGVVGPLFQSALRAAEARRRMSA, encoded by the coding sequence ATGTTCGCCTCCGCGCTGGCGGGGCGGCCGGTCGCAGTCGTGGACGCCCCACCGGGTGAACTGGCGTGGACGGATGGACACACGATCCACGTCGACACGGCCGGCCGGTCGCAGCTTGGCGCCCTCAAAGAGGTGGCCGTGCAGGCATCGTTGATCGAGGCCGGCAGTCTGAGCCCGGACGTCGTGGCCTCCCTGGTGCGGCACCCCAAACTGGCCAAGCGTTACCTGGCCGTGGAAGGCCACCGGGCGCTGGTTGCCAATGCCACTTTGTTACCAAGCATTTTGGCGACACTGGGTGACAGCGAGACGGCGAACCGCAGCGATTCGCCCGGCATGTCGCTGCGCATCGCCGCCGCTAGGGCGACGCTGCAGGACCCGGTGCCGGAGTTCGGGGTGATCCGCCCGGCCAAGGTGATGGCCGCGTGCACCCGACGGGCCGAACAAAGCGACGCGGACAACGCCGGGCATGTGCCGCGGCGAAGCGGCGCATCCGAACTGGCGGAGCTCGACCACAGCGAGGCCGACGATTCCGACGACCCCGATTTGTTCACCAGTCCGGTCGGTGGCGGTGGCTTCATCGGCAAGTGGCTGGCGAAGATGCTGTCCTCGGCGCGCAAGACCGGTCGCGGCGGGGGGCCGCCCGGGGCGGATGCTCCCACCCATCGGACGAACTCGGGCAGCCATGGCACGGATGCCGTCTCGTCGCTGGCCTCGCTCTCGGCGGAGGACATCGACGATGGCAACACCGCGACAGACGGCGTGCGGTATCCGGAGTGGGACGCGGCGCGCAAGCGCTACCGGCCGGCCTGGTGCACGGTGCGGGAAGTCGAGCCCACCGTTCAACAAACCGCTACTGGGGCGATCGACGACGCCATCGGGCTGCGGCGGCCGCTGTCTCGGCTCGGGATGGGGCTGCACCGTCGGCACCGGCAGTCGCAGGGCGACGACATCGACGTCGACGCCGCGGTCGAGGCGCGCGTCGAGGTGCGGGCCGGATCGGCGCCCGACGAGGCGGTGTACCTGGACAGCCTGCGACGCCGCCGGGACTTGTCGGTGCTGTTGTTGCTCGACGTGTCGGGTTCGGCGGCCGAGCGCGGAACGGTCGGGCGCACGGTGCACGAACAACAGCGTGCGGTGGTCGCCAGCCTCAGTGTTGCCCTGCACGACCTGGGTGACCGGGTGGCGCTGTATGCCTACTACTCGCAGGGGCGCGGGGCCGTGACCATGGTGCCGGTGAAGCGCTTCGACGACCATCTCGACGCCCACATCATCAGGCGGTTGAACAGCTTGCAGCCCGGTGCCTACTCCCGCCTCGGCGCGGCGATCCGGCACGGCGCGTCGGTGTTGGAAAGCCGCGGCGGTACGTCGCGGCGGTTGCTGGTGGTGCTGTCGGATGGCCTCGCCTACGACCACGGATACGAGCGGGCATATGGCGCCGCGGATGCCCGCCGCGCGTTGACCGAGGCGCGGCGGCGGGGGACCGGCTGCGTGTGCCTGACGGTCGGCGCGGGCACCGACGCGGCCGCGCTGCGCCGGGCGTTCGGCAGCGCCGCGCACGCGACGATCGCCCGCCCGGATCAACTCGCCGGCGTGGTCGGACCGCTGTTTCAATCCGCTTTGCGCGCCGCGGAGGCGCGGCGAAGGATGAGCGCCTGA
- a CDS encoding SDR family NAD(P)-dependent oxidoreductase → MAEPRAVVITGASRGLGFASAVRLYREGWRVVAAMRTPEQGMPALRRAVGAAENDDRLVGVQLDLLDPASITAAAKAIGEAAGAPYAVVHNAGISAAGMVEETDPALWQKMFATSVFGPVELTKALLPSMRAAGEGRIVLVASTAGVRGQPGTAPYSAAKGAMERWGESLACEIAPFGLGVTILVSGTYDTEIITDAGTIDDRNFEGPYARLHTTMNSRGRFAMKMARPPERFTDGLVKALGDEAPFRRRGVGPDAAMLLAVNRLLPAAGMHHMSRTVLGIPRQGSMRDGAWPLTTAQKAMVLAARVLPQPVLQRLAVLAARRQQGSKGD, encoded by the coding sequence ATGGCTGAGCCGCGCGCCGTGGTCATCACCGGTGCCTCCCGCGGGTTGGGGTTCGCCTCGGCGGTGCGGCTGTATCGCGAGGGGTGGCGCGTGGTCGCCGCGATGCGCACGCCCGAGCAGGGGATGCCAGCGCTGCGGCGGGCCGTGGGGGCCGCCGAGAACGACGACAGGCTGGTCGGCGTGCAGCTCGACCTGCTGGACCCGGCGTCGATCACGGCGGCGGCCAAGGCGATCGGGGAAGCGGCCGGCGCGCCGTACGCCGTGGTACACAACGCTGGAATATCCGCGGCCGGGATGGTCGAAGAGACCGACCCGGCACTGTGGCAGAAGATGTTCGCCACCAGCGTCTTCGGCCCGGTCGAACTCACCAAGGCGCTGTTGCCGTCCATGCGGGCGGCGGGTGAGGGCCGGATCGTGCTCGTCGCGAGCACGGCCGGGGTGCGCGGGCAACCGGGCACCGCGCCCTATTCGGCCGCCAAAGGCGCGATGGAGCGCTGGGGTGAATCGTTGGCTTGCGAGATCGCCCCGTTCGGCCTCGGTGTCACCATCTTGGTGTCGGGCACTTACGACACCGAAATCATCACCGACGCAGGCACTATCGACGATCGAAACTTCGAGGGACCATACGCGCGGCTGCACACCACCATGAACAGTCGCGGCCGATTCGCGATGAAGATGGCCCGGCCACCCGAGCGATTCACCGACGGTTTGGTGAAGGCGCTAGGCGACGAGGCGCCGTTCCGGCGCCGCGGGGTCGGGCCGGATGCGGCCATGCTGCTAGCGGTCAACCGCTTGCTGCCGGCCGCCGGAATGCACCACATGTCGCGGACGGTGCTGGGCATACCCAGGCAGGGATCGATGCGCGACGGAGCGTGGCCGCTGACGACCGCTCAAAAGGCGATGGTACTGGCCGCACGTGTTCTTCCGCAGCCGGTGCTGCAGCGCCTGGCCGTACTGGCGGCGCGGCGGCAGCAGGGCAGTAAAGGGGACTGA
- a CDS encoding CbbQ/NirQ/NorQ/GpvN family protein yields MTSESGVACRNGTAPDSGARPYYQEIGSEEAIFKAAYRQGLALVLKGPTGCGKTRFVEAMAHDLGRPLVTVSCHDDLTTADLVGRYLLRGDETVWVDGPLTRAVREGAICYLDEVVEARQDTTVVLHPLADHRRQLPIERLGVTLDAAPGFGLVVSYNPGYQSVLKDLKDSTRQRMVAIEFSFPPADVEEIIVRHESGVDAATAAELVRFGQAIRRLETGGLREVASTRVLIAAGRLVAEGLRMHEAARAAIAGPLTDDVAVGRALNEMVEVYLGAGG; encoded by the coding sequence ATGACGAGCGAGTCCGGGGTCGCTTGCCGTAACGGCACGGCGCCCGACAGCGGGGCACGGCCCTATTACCAGGAGATCGGCAGCGAAGAGGCGATCTTCAAGGCGGCCTACCGCCAAGGTCTGGCGCTGGTGCTGAAGGGCCCGACGGGCTGCGGCAAGACCCGGTTCGTCGAAGCGATGGCCCACGATCTGGGCCGGCCGCTGGTCACCGTGTCCTGCCATGACGACCTCACCACCGCGGACCTGGTCGGGCGGTACCTACTGCGCGGCGATGAGACGGTCTGGGTGGACGGTCCGCTTACCCGGGCGGTGCGCGAAGGCGCGATCTGCTACCTCGACGAAGTGGTGGAGGCGCGCCAGGACACCACCGTGGTATTGCATCCGCTCGCCGACCACCGGCGGCAGCTGCCGATCGAACGTCTCGGCGTCACGCTGGACGCCGCACCGGGCTTCGGTCTGGTGGTGTCTTACAACCCCGGATACCAAAGCGTGCTCAAGGACCTCAAGGATTCCACCCGACAGCGGATGGTCGCGATCGAATTCTCTTTTCCCCCAGCCGATGTCGAAGAAATAATCGTGAGGCACGAATCGGGCGTGGACGCCGCCACCGCGGCTGAACTGGTGCGCTTCGGCCAGGCTATCCGCCGACTGGAAACCGGCGGCCTGCGGGAGGTCGCGTCGACCCGCGTCCTGATCGCCGCGGGCAGGTTGGTGGCCGAGGGCCTGAGGATGCACGAGGCGGCCCGAGCGGCGATCGCGGGACCGCTCACCGACGACGTGGCGGTCGGGCGGGCGTTGAACGAGATGGTCGAGGTTTACCTGGGCGCAGGCGGATAG
- a CDS encoding ABC transporter substrate-binding protein, whose translation MSYESTAEPIKVGYLMDFKLPPGFPEDLFASFTQTFDLIFEEALANGLMDRAVQMIYREVEGLPKGSVKAVIDAYGELVDEGCLVVFGPNITDNCVPLREAIEERFKVPAISVTGTDDWLGEWTFAFPQGSMTDEPIFIADLIAKRGLAEIGVLVEQSLIGETYLKNLRSACRRKGIRIVAEAAIAQTAQDVNEAVRTLHEAKAEAIVHLGFGFGIVFVNPALEAVGWDPPRFTTTAFQNAWVNPIMWNAFMGWTGVDQYDEANRTGQDFLDAYAQKYDGSRPEFCVTVVNRDVAATLVRAFTDAHPLSPRGVKEALERVKMMPAASGAPGTRVSFGKWTRRAWMGAGYLVARTLDADGVNSHLVDRFGTED comes from the coding sequence ATGTCCTACGAAAGCACCGCCGAGCCGATCAAGGTCGGCTACCTGATGGACTTCAAGCTCCCGCCGGGGTTCCCCGAAGATCTATTCGCCTCGTTCACCCAGACCTTCGACCTGATCTTCGAAGAGGCGCTAGCCAACGGTCTGATGGACCGGGCCGTGCAGATGATCTACCGCGAGGTGGAGGGTCTGCCCAAGGGTTCGGTCAAGGCCGTAATCGATGCCTACGGCGAGCTCGTCGACGAGGGCTGCTTGGTGGTCTTCGGTCCTAACATCACCGACAACTGCGTGCCGTTACGCGAAGCGATCGAGGAACGGTTCAAGGTGCCCGCGATCAGCGTCACCGGCACCGACGACTGGCTGGGCGAGTGGACATTCGCCTTTCCGCAGGGATCCATGACCGACGAGCCGATCTTCATCGCGGACCTGATTGCCAAACGCGGACTCGCCGAAATCGGGGTGCTGGTCGAACAGAGCCTGATCGGCGAGACTTACCTGAAGAATCTCCGAAGTGCCTGTCGCCGCAAGGGAATTCGAATCGTGGCCGAGGCAGCGATCGCCCAGACCGCGCAAGACGTCAACGAGGCCGTCCGCACGCTGCACGAAGCCAAGGCGGAAGCCATCGTGCACCTGGGATTCGGGTTCGGCATCGTCTTCGTCAACCCCGCCCTGGAAGCCGTCGGCTGGGACCCGCCCCGCTTCACCACCACCGCCTTCCAGAACGCCTGGGTGAACCCGATCATGTGGAACGCCTTCATGGGCTGGACTGGGGTCGACCAGTACGACGAGGCGAACCGGACCGGCCAGGATTTCCTCGATGCCTACGCGCAGAAGTACGACGGCAGTCGCCCCGAATTCTGCGTGACGGTGGTCAACCGCGATGTCGCCGCGACCTTGGTGCGTGCGTTTACCGACGCCCACCCGTTGAGTCCGCGCGGGGTCAAGGAGGCGCTGGAGCGGGTCAAGATGATGCCCGCCGCGTCCGGGGCCCCCGGCACCCGAGTGTCGTTCGGCAAGTGGACCCGGCGGGCCTGGATGGGCGCTGGCTACCTGGTGGCCCGCACCCTCGACGCCGACGGCGTCAATTCGCACCTGGTGGATCGCTTCGGAACGGAAGACTGA
- a CDS encoding crotonase/enoyl-CoA hydratase family protein — protein MTDGNGAAAAVLVERRGNVMVITINRPEARNAINAAVSIGVGDALEEAQHDPDVRAVVLTGSGDKSFCAGADLKAISRRENIYHPDHGEWGFAGYVSHFIDKPTIAAVNGTALGGGTELALASDLVVAHEAAQFGLPEVKRGLIAAAGGVFRIVEQLPRKVAMELLLTGEPMTASDAWEWGLVNQVVKEGSVLDAALVLAARITVNAPLSVQASKRIAYGVDDGLLTGDEAGWRRTATEMGTLMRSEDAKEGPLAFAEKREPVWKAR, from the coding sequence GTGACAGACGGGAATGGCGCCGCGGCCGCGGTGTTGGTGGAACGCCGGGGCAACGTGATGGTCATTACCATCAACCGGCCCGAGGCGCGCAACGCGATCAACGCCGCGGTCAGCATCGGCGTCGGGGATGCGCTCGAAGAAGCACAACACGACCCCGACGTGCGGGCGGTGGTGCTCACCGGTTCGGGCGACAAATCGTTTTGCGCCGGAGCCGATCTCAAGGCGATCTCGCGCCGGGAGAACATCTATCACCCCGACCACGGGGAGTGGGGCTTCGCCGGATACGTCAGTCACTTCATCGACAAGCCCACCATCGCCGCGGTCAACGGCACCGCGCTGGGCGGTGGCACCGAGCTAGCGCTGGCCAGCGACCTGGTCGTCGCGCACGAGGCAGCCCAATTCGGTCTGCCCGAGGTCAAACGCGGGCTGATCGCGGCCGCCGGCGGGGTGTTCCGCATCGTCGAGCAGCTGCCCCGAAAAGTGGCGATGGAACTGCTGTTGACCGGTGAGCCGATGACGGCATCCGACGCCTGGGAGTGGGGCCTGGTGAACCAGGTCGTCAAGGAAGGCTCCGTGCTCGACGCGGCGCTGGTGTTGGCGGCGCGCATCACGGTGAACGCGCCGTTGTCGGTGCAGGCCAGCAAGCGCATCGCCTACGGTGTCGACGACGGACTGCTCACCGGCGACGAGGCAGGCTGGCGCCGCACCGCCACCGAGATGGGGACCTTGATGAGATCCGAGGACGCCAAGGAAGGACCGTTGGCGTTCGCCGAAAAGCGGGAACCGGTCTGGAAGGCGCGTTAG
- a CDS encoding aldehyde dehydrogenase family protein: protein MADTVKVRFEPKMMIDGKLVDGQAGTFTNINPATEEQLGEVADASKEDMHRAIDAARRAFDETDWSTNKELRKRCLLQLHDAIEEEKEELREELILEVGSPRAITFGPQLDAPLEDGLKYPARLIDEYAWETDLGDKVISLTGTLTTRKVWREPVGVVGAIVPWNFPFEVTLNKLGQALGTGNTVVLKPAPNTPFNATRLGRLIAEKTDIPAGVVNVVTASDHFVGEELTLSPKVDLISFTGSTVVGKRIMEKGAATMKRLFLELGGKSATIVLEDADFGTACMVGIAPCMHAGQGCANPTRLLLPRSRYDEGVEILKNIYDNVTCGDPQDPATLCGPVISQRQYDRVMGYIRKGVEEGATALVGGPDAPTGFDKGYYVRPTLFVNVDNKMTIAQEEIFGPVLSVIPFDDEEDAIRIANDSVYGLAGNVFAGSLERALSVTRRIKAGFMGVNGGAPYGADTPFGGYKESGVGRQNGVAGFDQYTEIKSVAYPAV from the coding sequence ATGGCTGACACTGTAAAGGTCCGGTTCGAGCCGAAGATGATGATCGACGGCAAGCTCGTCGACGGCCAGGCCGGCACCTTCACCAACATCAACCCGGCCACCGAGGAGCAGCTCGGTGAGGTCGCCGACGCGTCCAAGGAGGACATGCACCGGGCGATCGACGCCGCCCGGCGGGCCTTCGACGAGACCGACTGGTCGACCAACAAGGAGCTGCGCAAGCGCTGCCTGCTGCAGCTGCACGATGCGATCGAAGAGGAGAAGGAGGAGCTGCGCGAGGAGTTGATCCTGGAGGTCGGCTCGCCCAGGGCCATCACGTTCGGACCCCAACTCGACGCTCCGCTGGAGGACGGCCTGAAGTACCCCGCGCGGCTGATCGACGAGTACGCCTGGGAGACGGACCTGGGGGACAAGGTGATCAGCCTGACCGGCACGCTGACCACGCGCAAGGTGTGGCGCGAGCCCGTCGGCGTGGTCGGCGCGATCGTGCCGTGGAACTTCCCCTTCGAAGTCACCCTCAACAAGCTGGGCCAGGCCCTGGGCACCGGCAACACCGTGGTGCTGAAGCCGGCACCCAACACGCCGTTCAACGCAACGCGGCTGGGTCGGCTGATTGCCGAAAAGACCGACATTCCAGCCGGTGTCGTCAATGTCGTCACCGCCTCGGATCATTTCGTGGGTGAAGAGCTGACGCTGTCGCCAAAGGTTGACCTGATTTCGTTCACCGGCTCTACGGTGGTCGGCAAGCGGATCATGGAGAAGGGCGCCGCCACCATGAAGCGGTTGTTCCTAGAGCTCGGCGGCAAATCGGCCACCATCGTGCTCGAGGATGCCGACTTCGGCACGGCCTGCATGGTTGGCATCGCGCCGTGCATGCACGCCGGCCAGGGTTGCGCGAACCCGACGCGGCTGCTGTTGCCGCGATCCCGCTACGACGAGGGCGTGGAGATCCTCAAGAACATCTACGACAACGTCACGTGCGGCGACCCGCAGGACCCCGCCACGCTGTGTGGCCCGGTGATCTCGCAGCGGCAGTACGACCGGGTGATGGGCTACATCCGCAAGGGTGTCGAGGAGGGTGCCACCGCGTTGGTCGGTGGTCCCGACGCCCCGACCGGCTTCGACAAGGGGTATTACGTCCGGCCAACGCTTTTCGTCAACGTCGACAACAAGATGACGATCGCGCAGGAGGAGATCTTCGGCCCGGTGCTGTCGGTGATTCCGTTCGACGACGAGGAGGACGCGATCCGAATCGCCAACGACAGCGTGTACGGGTTGGCGGGCAACGTGTTTGCCGGTTCCCTGGAGCGTGCGCTGTCGGTGACCCGCCGGATCAAGGCCGGCTTCATGGGCGTCAACGGCGGTGCCCCCTACGGTGCCGACACCCCGTTCGGGGGTTACAAGGAGAGCGGTGTGGGACGCCAGAACGGTGTCGCCGGATTCGACCAGTACACCGAGATCAAGTCCGTGGCCTACCCCGCGGTCTAG